One window from the genome of Gopherus evgoodei ecotype Sinaloan lineage chromosome 2, rGopEvg1_v1.p, whole genome shotgun sequence encodes:
- the SLC25A37 gene encoding mitoferrin-1 isoform X2, with protein MSAVLTRMQSLQPDPKAQYGSVYGALKKIIHTEGFWRPLRGINVTMLGAGPAHAMYFACYEKMKRTLSDIIHHGGNSHLANGIAGSMATLLHDAVMNPAEVVKQRMQMYNSPYKTVLECIQTVHRTEGLGAFYRSYTTQLTMNVPFQAIHFITYEFMQEQINPRREYNPRSHILSGAIAGAVAAAATTPLDVCKTLLNTQENMALNSVNISGHLSGMANAFRTVYQLGGIPGYFRGVQARVIYQMPSTAIAWSVYEFFKYFLTKHKLEKRAPY; from the exons ATGTCTGCAGTATTG ACCCGAATGCAGAGTTTGCAGCCAGATCCCAAAGCCCAGTACGGGAGTGTGTATGGGGCCCTGAAGAAAATTATTCACACTGAAGGCTTCTGGAGGCCTTTACGAGGAATTAACGTCACCATGCtgggggctggccctgcccaTGCAATGTATTTTGCCTGCTATGAAAAAATGAAAAGGACTTTAAGTGACATTATTCACCATGGAGGAAATAGCCACCTGGCGAATG GCATAGCTGGGAGCATGGCCACATTGCTCCATGATGCAGTAATGAATCCAGCTGAAG TGGTGAAGCAGCGGATGCAGATGTACAACTCCCCCTACAAAACAGTCCTGGAGTGCATACAGACAGTGCATCGGACTGAAGGACTGGGTGCCTTCTACCGGAGTTATACCACGCAGCTCACCATGAACGTCCCCTTCCAAGCCATTCACTTTATCACATATGAGTTCATGCAGGAGCAAATCAACCCACGCCGGGAATACAACCCCCGCTCGCACATCCTCTCTGGTGCCATCGCGGGAGCCGTGGCTGCCGCTGCCACCACACCCCTTGACGTCTGCAAGACGTTGCTCAACACTCAGGAAAACATGGCTTTGAATTCGGTGAACATCAGTGGGCACCTCTCAGGAATGGCCAATGCTTTCAGGACAGTTTATCAGCTGGGTGGTATCCCTGGGTATTTCCGAGGGGTGCAGGCTCGTGTCATTTACCAGATGCCTTCAACTGCCATCGCGTGGTCAGTGTATGAATTCTTTAAGTACTTCCTTACGAAGCACAAGCTGGAAAAAAGAGCTCCTTATTGA
- the SLC25A37 gene encoding mitoferrin-1 isoform X3, producing MQSLQPDPKAQYGSVYGALKKIIHTEGFWRPLRGINVTMLGAGPAHAMYFACYEKMKRTLSDIIHHGGNSHLANGIAGSMATLLHDAVMNPAEVVKQRMQMYNSPYKTVLECIQTVHRTEGLGAFYRSYTTQLTMNVPFQAIHFITYEFMQEQINPRREYNPRSHILSGAIAGAVAAAATTPLDVCKTLLNTQENMALNSVNISGHLSGMANAFRTVYQLGGIPGYFRGVQARVIYQMPSTAIAWSVYEFFKYFLTKHKLEKRAPY from the exons ATGCAGAGTTTGCAGCCAGATCCCAAAGCCCAGTACGGGAGTGTGTATGGGGCCCTGAAGAAAATTATTCACACTGAAGGCTTCTGGAGGCCTTTACGAGGAATTAACGTCACCATGCtgggggctggccctgcccaTGCAATGTATTTTGCCTGCTATGAAAAAATGAAAAGGACTTTAAGTGACATTATTCACCATGGAGGAAATAGCCACCTGGCGAATG GCATAGCTGGGAGCATGGCCACATTGCTCCATGATGCAGTAATGAATCCAGCTGAAG TGGTGAAGCAGCGGATGCAGATGTACAACTCCCCCTACAAAACAGTCCTGGAGTGCATACAGACAGTGCATCGGACTGAAGGACTGGGTGCCTTCTACCGGAGTTATACCACGCAGCTCACCATGAACGTCCCCTTCCAAGCCATTCACTTTATCACATATGAGTTCATGCAGGAGCAAATCAACCCACGCCGGGAATACAACCCCCGCTCGCACATCCTCTCTGGTGCCATCGCGGGAGCCGTGGCTGCCGCTGCCACCACACCCCTTGACGTCTGCAAGACGTTGCTCAACACTCAGGAAAACATGGCTTTGAATTCGGTGAACATCAGTGGGCACCTCTCAGGAATGGCCAATGCTTTCAGGACAGTTTATCAGCTGGGTGGTATCCCTGGGTATTTCCGAGGGGTGCAGGCTCGTGTCATTTACCAGATGCCTTCAACTGCCATCGCGTGGTCAGTGTATGAATTCTTTAAGTACTTCCTTACGAAGCACAAGCTGGAAAAAAGAGCTCCTTATTGA